AGTAGTACCTACAATTCCTGAGAATAAATAATTTGTCAGAATATGAAGTATCTTCTACTTCTAAAAGACAATATTTTAGCTACTAATTTTTTTAAGTTAGTAGCTTTCTTTTTTAAACTAAAAAATCAATTTATAAAAGATTATAATGGTATAATCTTTTTCAAATTTTAAAAGATAACAATCAAGGAGAATACAATGTTAGAAGAAATCTATGCAGAAACAAAAGATCATATGGAGAAGTCTATTGAGGCTTTAAGAAGAGACTATAAAACATTAAGAACTGGAAAAGTAAGTACTTCTATTTTAGATGGTGTTAAAATTGATTATTATGGAACTCCTACTCCACTTTCTCAAGTTGGTTCTGTAACTGCAACTGACGCAACAACAATTGTTGTAAACCCATGGGAAAAAAACCTTTTAAATGATATTGAAAAAGCTATTCAAAATGCAAATATTGGTGTAAACCCAAATAATGATGGTGATTTAATTAAATTATTCTTCCCTCCAATGACTGTAGAGCAAAGACAAGAGAGTGCAAAACAAGCTAAAGCAATGACTGATAATGCAAAAGTTGCTATTAGAAATGTAAGAAAACATGCAAATGATAAAGTAAAAAACTTACATAAAGACAAAGAAATTACAGAAGATGAAAACAAGAAAGCTCAAGATGAAATTCAAAAAATCACTGATGCTTATGTTGCAAAAGCAGATGATACGCTAAAAGCAAAAGAACAAGAAATTTTAACGGTATAATTATGAACGTAGAACAGATATATAAAGACGCAAATGCACTTTTAGAAGGGCATTTTAAATTAAGTAGTGGAAATCACTCTCAATTTTATTTACAATCAGCAAAGGTTTTAGAAGATCCTAAAACTGCAAAACTATTAGCAGAAGCTTTAGCAGAGCAAATTAAAAACTCTGGTCTTAAAGTTGATGCTGTATGCTCACCTGCACTTGGTGGATTAATTGCTGGTTTTGCACTTGCAACTGCTCTTGATGTAAGACTTATTTTTGCAGAAAGAGTTGATGGTGAAATGACTATTAGAAGAGGTTTTGAAGTTCAAGAAGGTGAGAACTATATTGTTTGTGAAGATATTATCACAACTGGTGGTTCAGCACTAGAAGCTGCAAAACAAGTTGAAAATGGTGGTGGAAACATTGTTGCTTATGCTGCATTAGCTAATAGAGGTTTCTGTTCAAGAGAGGGTTCTGATATTGAGCCTAAAGATAACTGTAAATTACCACTAGATAAGCCACTTTTTGCATTAGATGACTTTACTTTTGAAATGTATTCTCCAGAAGATTGTCCTTTATGTAAAGAAGGAAGTGTTGCTTACAAACCAGGTAGTAGAGGTAACTAATTCTTATGGCTAGCAGATGGCGAGATATAAAACAAGGAAATGTTTCTAAAGAGTCTTCTTCTATAAATGAAGAGATAAAAGACTCTTTTGCCTCTGCACCAATTGGGCATAGAATCAAAGCATTTATTGTAGATATGTTTATGATTATGATGCCTATTATGTATATAACTACTTATTTAATCATGGATGGAAAAGATGATTTCCAAGGAAGTGATGAAGCAAGATGGATTACAGCTTTAATTTTTGGATTTATTATTGTTCTTTTTTGGATAATAAAGGGTCAGACGCCAGGATATAAAGCTTACTCAATTAAATTGATTGATGATACTACTAAAGAAAAGGTATCATTACCTAAAGCTACTCTTAGATATTTAATATTTTTAATTTCAGCAACAACTATAATTTTAGCTTTTTTACCTTTTTTTAGAAAAGATAAAAAAACAATTCAAGATTTACTTACTAAATCAACAGTTATTCAAGCTGAAAATTGATGCTCTTTTTTAAACTTTCAGCATTTTATTTTTTCTATTTTGCAGCAGTCGGAGTTTATGTAATCTTTTTACCAAAAGTATTACATGATATTGGATATAGTGCTTTTGAAATTGGTGTTGTGTTTGCTATTGCTCCACTTATGAAGTTTATTACTCCTTTTCTATTTTTAAAGCATATTACTCTAAATCAAAATGTATTTAAAACTGCTTTGCTTTTATCTGTAGTTTGCTCTTTAATGCTTTATGTAACTTTAGAAAACTTATATCTTCTTATGATAAATAATGCTGTTTTAGCTGCCTGTTTATCTATGATATTACCCTACTTAGAAGTAACTGCTGTTAAAATACTTGGAAATTCAAAATATGGAAAAGTAAGGCTTTTTGGCTCAATAGGTTTTATGTTAATATCTCTTGTACTTGCACAATATCTTACAAGTCCATATGTAGCTTTACACTACTATTTATTTGTAAATCTTCTTACTGTATTTTTTGCTTTTTCACTTCTTAAATATGATGATGTAAAACAAGATGAAAGTAAAACAAATAGTAAATTCTCTTTTTTTAAATATTGGCCTTTTTGGGTAAGCCTTTTCTTTATGCAATTTAGTTTTGGTGCTTTTTATAACTTCTTTACTATTTATGAGACAAGTCATGGTATAAGTCTTGAAATGACCTCTTATCTTTGGTCTTTTGGGGTTATTTGTGAAATACTTATTCTCTATTTTCAAGGACCTTTATTAAAAAGGAATCTACTTACTTTAATTAAATTTTCTGTGGCTATTACTGCTCTTAGATGGTTTATTCTTTTTATGTATCCAGATAATTTAACTCTTACTTTTATAAGTCAAGGTATTCATGCTTTTTCATTTGGACTATTTCATAGTGCTGTTGTAATTTATTTATACTCTTTATATGAAAATAAAAAACTTGCTCAACAGTTCATGTTTGGTGTTGCTTATGGGTTAGGTGGTTTTTTAGGAGCTTTAATTGCAGGTTGGTTATATGGAGAGTATCTATTTTTATATTCTACTATTTTTGCTCTTTTCTCTTTACTATTTTTATACAACAAAAGACTTCCAAAAGAAGTCTAAGCTGTTGCTTTTAATTTAAGAATTTTTTGTACTTTTTCATGTTTGACTAAAGATTCAAACTCTTGCTCATTTTCAATCTCTTTTACATACTGTTCATTTAATTCTATGGATTTTTCTAAATCTAAAATTGCATTTTCGTCTTGACCTAAGACTGCATAAATCTTAGCTCTTTGATAATAAGCGTTTGCATAGGAATCATCTATTTCTAAAGCTTGATTAGTAAGATTTAAAGCCCAATTAGCTTCTCCCATATCTAGAACTGCATCAGCTTTATAAGCTAAAGCTTCTACCTCATCTGGTCTAATATTTAAAATCTCATCATATATTTCCACTTTTCCAGAAGGAGTACTCTCTTGACTTGCTCTTAACCATAAGGAATGAATAGTATTAGTGACTTCTATCTCATATTGATTTCGTTTAACTTGTTTTGACCTACTCTCTAAATCTCTTTCAAAATTTAGAAGTCTCTCTTCATACTCTTCAATTATCTTAGAAGTCTTTTCATCAATCATATTCTTTACTTTTTCATTGGTATCTTTAATAGAAGTCCAACCCACTATCACAAGTAATGAGGTAGCTGCTGCAATAATATAAAACATATTGTTAATAGTAGAAGTAGCATAATTTACCACATTGTTTGACATCTGAATCTCTTTTTTTGCCAATGTTTCATGTAATTCAACCTTTAAATTTCTATTCTCTTCCCTTAGTTGTTTAATCTCATGCAGAATATAGTTTTCTACAAAAGGGTTATATAAAGGTTTTTTTAACTCATCAACTCTTTGTTGAACTCTCTCTTCTTTTGTTGTTGAAGAAAAAAGTATTCCTACTATTACAAATAGTAAAATCAAACTCTTTTTCATTTATTTTCCTTTTTATTTAGAGCAACATTTTTTTATAAAGTGTTTTAAGAGCAATATCTGAAACATTTTGAGAAACACCCAGATGAAAAGATATTTTTGAAGGACTCATATCAAACATTTCAAAAGAGATATTCTGTTGCTTTAAAGCAGTAATTGCATCAACTATTGCAAAAGCATTCTCTTTTAAGCCTATTCCAACTAAAGTAATTATTGAAAGATTATAAGTTACATAAATATTATCAGTTTTTAATCTTCTTTCTACCTCTCTTCGTAAATTATTAATATTCCCTTTTAAATCTTCTTGCTCTACTAAAATAGAAATATCATCTTTATCTGTTGGGTAGTGATAAGTATTTATTCCAAACTCACTAAAGATTTTAAGAAGTTCTGCAGTAAAACCTATCTCATCAGCAAGCATATCTTTTTGTAGATGTATTGCAGCCATATTATCTAGTTTTGCAATTCCTACTAAATCTTCCATAGGTACTCTTTCATTTAAAATCAAAGTTCCTTCATGCTCTGGATTGTTTGTACTTCTAATATTTATAGGGATTTTGCTTTTCTTACAATTTAACATAGCATTAAAATGAAAAACATTGAAGCCTTTTGAACTTAATAGTCTTAACTCTTTAAAAGTAAGTCTTGGTATCACATTAGCATTTTCTATTACTCTAGGGTCTACTTCATATACTCCATTTGTATCTGTCCAATTTTCATAGGAGTCTGCATCTAAAGCATAAGCTAGCTCTCCTCCTGTCAAATCAGAGCCACCTCTACTCATCACTGCTATCTCTTTGTCTTCTGTAATTCCATAAAAACCAGGAACCATATAATAATCAGCTTTTTGAAAATTAAAGTATTCACTTATATTAAGATATGTTTTTTCTATAACCTTTCCATCACAATAATCTGAACTTAGAATAAAACCAAACTCTTCAGGAAGCATAAGTTTAATATTTAATCCATTTTTTTTCATATATTCACAAATTAGTTTTGCGTTATAATGTTCTCCCCTTGATAAAAAGAAAGCATCTCTTTTCTCATTTTTTAAAGTTTTATTGTTCAAGTCTTTGATTAAAGAGTCAATTAATTCTTTTTTTTCAATACCTAAAGCTTCACAAAGTTGTTCAAACTTTTGAATGATTGTTTCAAAGCTTTGCTTTGAAGAGATATCTATTTTTTGTTCACTAAAATGGTTTCCATTAGTTGAAATATTTAGTAAGTGATCAGTTATTTTTTCATCATATTTTTCATCTCTTCCTGGAGCTGAAACAACAATAACTCTTCTTTTCTCATCACTTTTTACAATATTAAAAACTTTTTTTATTTGGGAGGCATCTTTTACGGAACTTCCCCCAAACTTACATACTTTTATTTTCATTCTTCCCCTTTTATTTAAATACTTACTTTATAACCTCTATGTCTTACTGTTTCTATAAAGTTCTCATTAAACTCTTTTTTCAAAGAGTTTCTAATTGCATTAATATTAACTTCAATCACATTATCAGATACCATCTCTGGTTCATCCCAATTTGCTTGTAGTAATTCATCTTTTGAAATAGGAGCTCTATATCTATTTTTAATCAAATAACTTAAAATAGAAAATGACTTCCCTTTAAAAGTTACTTTTTTCTCATCACTAACCAAAGTTCTCTCTTCTAAGTTGGCTCTATAATTATCTTTATAAAGAAGTTCTTTTTTAAAATTATCTCTATGAATAGATTCAATCTTTGCTAAAAGATACTCTTTTGAAGCAGCTTTTTTTATTACAAAGAGTGCTCCATTATTTAAAAGTTTTATCTCTAACTCTTTACTATATTCTTCTACTAAGAATATTACGGCAGTAACTCTTGTATTTATACCTTTTAATATCTTTTTACAATTAAAGTAGTTATTACATTCAACCATAATAAGATTGTAGTATCTTACTTCACTATGATATATTGCATCACTAATATCTTCTGCTATATCTACAATATATAACTGCTCTTCATCTAAGTAGTTCAATAGCTTTTTATCTACTTTATAAGCTAATAGTCTCATCTTAAATCAACCTTTCTAACTACCTTATGTTTTCTTTTAAGAAGTAATGTTTTATCTTCTATAACTAAAGAATCTATAAAAAATGAGTCTATTTCTTTATACTCTTGTAAAAACTTATCTATTAATTCTTTTGCTTTATAAAAAGAGGAGGTTTTATCCAGTTCTATTGCTAAGGCATTATCATTTAAAATGATTTTTTGATTAATCACTTTAAATTCATCAAAGCTATAAAGATATTTCATAAATTGAAATTTTTTTTCTCTTGGTATATTTAGATAATTTTTTATATAAATAAACTGCACAATCAATCCTCTAAAGGATAAACTCCATTTTCATCATGGTGTTCTGTTCCTTTTATTGGTGGATTAAAGACACAAATAAGTCTCATATCTTCACTTCCTCCATAAAGATTGTGGTCATCATGATTGTTCAAAGCATACATAACCCCATCATAAATTTCATGAACTTTTCCTGTTGTTAAATCTTCTATCTTTCCATTTCCTGCTACACAATAAACTGCTTCAAGATGATTTTGATAATGTATATGTGTTTTTGTATTTGCTTTAATAATTGTTTCATGAAAAGAGAAACCCATTCCTTCATCTTTTAAAAGCATTCTTCTACTAACCCATTGCTCACCTTCGGCAAATACTTC
This sequence is a window from Halarcobacter bivalviorum. Protein-coding genes within it:
- a CDS encoding winged helix-turn-helix transcriptional regulator, which gives rise to MRLLAYKVDKKLLNYLDEEQLYIVDIAEDISDAIYHSEVRYYNLIMVECNNYFNCKKILKGINTRVTAVIFLVEEYSKELEIKLLNNGALFVIKKAASKEYLLAKIESIHRDNFKKELLYKDNYRANLEERTLVSDEKKVTFKGKSFSILSYLIKNRYRAPISKDELLQANWDEPEMVSDNVIEVNINAIRNSLKKEFNENFIETVRHRGYKVSI
- a CDS encoding aspartate kinase, with the translated sequence MKIKVCKFGGSSVKDASQIKKVFNIVKSDEKRRVIVVSAPGRDEKYDEKITDHLLNISTNGNHFSEQKIDISSKQSFETIIQKFEQLCEALGIEKKELIDSLIKDLNNKTLKNEKRDAFFLSRGEHYNAKLICEYMKKNGLNIKLMLPEEFGFILSSDYCDGKVIEKTYLNISEYFNFQKADYYMVPGFYGITEDKEIAVMSRGGSDLTGGELAYALDADSYENWTDTNGVYEVDPRVIENANVIPRLTFKELRLLSSKGFNVFHFNAMLNCKKSKIPINIRSTNNPEHEGTLILNERVPMEDLVGIAKLDNMAAIHLQKDMLADEIGFTAELLKIFSEFGINTYHYPTDKDDISILVEQEDLKGNINNLRREVERRLKTDNIYVTYNLSIITLVGIGLKENAFAIVDAITALKQQNISFEMFDMSPSKISFHLGVSQNVSDIALKTLYKKMLL
- the frr gene encoding ribosome recycling factor, which gives rise to MLEEIYAETKDHMEKSIEALRRDYKTLRTGKVSTSILDGVKIDYYGTPTPLSQVGSVTATDATTIVVNPWEKNLLNDIEKAIQNANIGVNPNNDGDLIKLFFPPMTVEQRQESAKQAKAMTDNAKVAIRNVRKHANDKVKNLHKDKEITEDENKKAQDEIQKITDAYVAKADDTLKAKEQEILTV
- a CDS encoding RDD family protein, producing MASRWRDIKQGNVSKESSSINEEIKDSFASAPIGHRIKAFIVDMFMIMMPIMYITTYLIMDGKDDFQGSDEARWITALIFGFIIVLFWIIKGQTPGYKAYSIKLIDDTTKEKVSLPKATLRYLIFLISATTIILAFLPFFRKDKKTIQDLLTKSTVIQAEN
- a CDS encoding ectoine synthase codes for the protein MIVKDIKKDVIGTQREVFAEGEQWVSRRMLLKDEGMGFSFHETIIKANTKTHIHYQNHLEAVYCVAGNGKIEDLTTGKVHEIYDGVMYALNNHDDHNLYGGSEDMRLICVFNPPIKGTEHHDENGVYPLED
- the pyrE gene encoding orotate phosphoribosyltransferase, which produces MNVEQIYKDANALLEGHFKLSSGNHSQFYLQSAKVLEDPKTAKLLAEALAEQIKNSGLKVDAVCSPALGGLIAGFALATALDVRLIFAERVDGEMTIRRGFEVQEGENYIVCEDIITTGGSALEAAKQVENGGGNIVAYAALANRGFCSREGSDIEPKDNCKLPLDKPLFALDDFTFEMYSPEDCPLCKEGSVAYKPGSRGN
- a CDS encoding TPR end-of-group domain-containing protein, whose product is MKKSLILLFVIVGILFSSTTKEERVQQRVDELKKPLYNPFVENYILHEIKQLREENRNLKVELHETLAKKEIQMSNNVVNYATSTINNMFYIIAAATSLLVIVGWTSIKDTNEKVKNMIDEKTSKIIEEYEERLLNFERDLESRSKQVKRNQYEIEVTNTIHSLWLRASQESTPSGKVEIYDEILNIRPDEVEALAYKADAVLDMGEANWALNLTNQALEIDDSYANAYYQRAKIYAVLGQDENAILDLEKSIELNEQYVKEIENEQEFESLVKHEKVQKILKLKATA
- a CDS encoding MFS transporter — translated: MLFFKLSAFYFFYFAAVGVYVIFLPKVLHDIGYSAFEIGVVFAIAPLMKFITPFLFLKHITLNQNVFKTALLLSVVCSLMLYVTLENLYLLMINNAVLAACLSMILPYLEVTAVKILGNSKYGKVRLFGSIGFMLISLVLAQYLTSPYVALHYYLFVNLLTVFFAFSLLKYDDVKQDESKTNSKFSFFKYWPFWVSLFFMQFSFGAFYNFFTIYETSHGISLEMTSYLWSFGVICEILILYFQGPLLKRNLLTLIKFSVAITALRWFILFMYPDNLTLTFISQGIHAFSFGLFHSAVVIYLYSLYENKKLAQQFMFGVAYGLGGFLGALIAGWLYGEYLFLYSTIFALFSLLFLYNKRLPKEV